A region of Pelagicoccus sp. SDUM812003 DNA encodes the following proteins:
- a CDS encoding LacI family DNA-binding transcriptional regulator translates to MPQDAKPTIRLIAQKTGYSKATVANALNGTPTVAWATAKLIHQVAEELGYRRNSMVGALMSAVRRSGEGSLQGVLAVVEIGEPDRPEHGVFHRALLEGCRDGAKELGFGLDFFLLDPGEITPERLSGIMKARGIRGVVLLPSWRSPSFDRFDWDWLTGVYADYLAEEPSLNSVCCDHYRTVLEALESIYSLGYRRPGMVFEEGREERIHMRMSAALRVFQTRRPDITHIEPRFLSEISKPAVLSWVDEVEPDIVLAHQGNEVMDWIQEAGYQIPSDIGFFCLNLTKTNKQTAGLDLRPNEIGRCAVEQLVAQVQRQAWGRARTPTTTSIVGRFVYGPTIGDRSEAPGSLEAK, encoded by the coding sequence ATGCCCCAGGACGCCAAACCCACCATACGTCTGATCGCTCAGAAAACCGGTTACTCGAAAGCCACCGTGGCCAACGCTTTGAACGGGACGCCGACCGTGGCCTGGGCTACGGCGAAGCTGATCCATCAAGTTGCCGAAGAGTTGGGCTATCGTCGAAACTCCATGGTGGGCGCGCTGATGTCCGCAGTGCGCCGCTCTGGAGAAGGAAGCTTGCAAGGCGTTTTAGCGGTGGTGGAGATCGGAGAACCAGACCGCCCGGAGCACGGCGTTTTCCATCGGGCCTTGCTTGAGGGATGTCGGGACGGCGCGAAAGAGCTGGGCTTCGGGCTCGATTTTTTCCTTCTCGATCCGGGGGAAATCACGCCCGAGAGGTTGAGCGGCATAATGAAGGCGCGAGGGATACGCGGTGTGGTGCTTCTGCCATCGTGGAGATCGCCGAGCTTTGATCGTTTCGACTGGGATTGGCTGACGGGCGTTTACGCAGACTATTTAGCGGAGGAGCCGAGTCTTAACTCGGTTTGCTGCGACCACTATCGCACGGTGCTCGAGGCTTTGGAGAGCATCTACTCGCTCGGCTACCGTCGGCCCGGTATGGTCTTCGAAGAAGGACGGGAGGAACGAATCCACATGCGTATGAGCGCCGCTTTGCGAGTCTTTCAAACAAGACGACCTGATATCACTCACATCGAGCCAAGGTTTTTGAGCGAGATCTCGAAACCGGCCGTGCTATCCTGGGTCGATGAGGTTGAACCTGATATTGTTTTGGCCCACCAAGGCAATGAAGTGATGGACTGGATACAGGAAGCCGGATATCAAATACCCTCGGATATAGGATTCTTTTGTCTCAATCTCACGAAAACGAATAAACAAACCGCGGGTTTGGATCTTCGTCCCAACGAGATTGGACGTTGTGCGGTCGAGCAACTGGTGGCTCAGGTGCAGCGGCAAGCTTGGGGACGTGCTCGAACGCCCACAACGACATCTATCGTTGGAAGATTTGTGTACGGGCCAACGATTGGGGATCGTTCTGAAGCGCCCGGTAGCCTCGAGGCGAAATGA
- a CDS encoding YdcF family protein has translation MFGKNGIIIVLGSPNSPDGVLFSVAKARCEQAYKLWKDNPTWKILLTGGFGEHFNTTPYPHAKYLSDYLVKLGVAPDRFLEFASSRNTIEDASLSRAIVEGQNSKCIVVITSDYHLARARYLFEKEYKTLSLSMLFIGVRTDESLCEFDLPSQIQHEKRSLERLMAQDND, from the coding sequence ATGTTTGGCAAGAACGGCATCATAATCGTGTTAGGGTCTCCCAATAGTCCAGACGGCGTGCTCTTCAGCGTCGCTAAAGCTCGATGCGAACAAGCGTATAAGCTGTGGAAAGACAATCCCACCTGGAAAATCCTTTTAACCGGAGGATTTGGAGAGCATTTCAACACCACTCCGTATCCACACGCTAAGTACCTCTCGGACTACCTTGTTAAGCTTGGCGTCGCGCCAGATCGTTTTCTCGAATTTGCGTCTAGCCGCAACACCATCGAAGATGCCTCCCTATCGCGAGCAATCGTCGAAGGCCAAAATTCCAAGTGCATCGTAGTCATTACTTCCGACTACCACTTAGCGAGAGCCCGCTACCTATTTGAAAAGGAGTACAAAACACTCAGCCTTTCGATGCTGTTCATCGGAGTTCGAACCGACGAATCCCTCTGCGAGTTCGACCTGCCAAGTCAAATCCAGCACGAAAAGAGATCACTTGAAAGATTGATGGCTCAAGACAACGACTAG
- a CDS encoding glycoside hydrolase family 88 protein, with amino-acid sequence MKTLARTTLATPVSLFKSSLLFAVCLTSFGPEARAQIRGEDASPGVGLWRSDPHYPVPYRVPETEQVADTLARVGKYVDNNCPIRWIDLDTGEAIEAGNSDVLNPGLEYGLFSPISYEWGVTYAGMIRAAEVTGDPFYHDYVKQRLEAIEQIGARYLQRLPEDRPRRYLTDGLIEPHNLDQCGSMTAGIIKAHAHGIGDDLSRFFNPAIDYISNKQMRLADGTFARNRPLPNSLWLDDLYMSVPALAQMGKLTGEHKYFDDACAQIIQMNERMYLPDTGIYRHGWVEDMSPHPSFAWGRANGWTIMATAELLSELPADHPQFDTILSIYQQHIAGIAAHQGIDGFWHQLLDRPETYQETSATAMFVFSLARGINRGWIEASAYAPRAILGWNALSTQIDEEGAIHGTCVGTGIGWDAAFYAYRPVSKHAPHGYGPTILAGAEVLEMLELFGDELSFHDSAIHFGETPDW; translated from the coding sequence ATGAAAACTCTAGCAAGAACTACCCTGGCGACTCCGGTCTCCCTATTCAAAAGCTCTCTCCTTTTCGCGGTTTGCCTCACTAGCTTCGGACCCGAAGCCCGAGCTCAGATTCGCGGCGAAGACGCGTCGCCTGGCGTTGGACTATGGAGATCGGATCCACACTACCCCGTACCCTATCGGGTGCCAGAAACCGAACAGGTGGCAGACACGCTCGCCCGCGTAGGAAAGTATGTAGACAATAACTGCCCGATCCGGTGGATCGACCTGGATACCGGAGAAGCGATCGAAGCAGGGAACTCCGACGTACTGAATCCAGGTCTTGAATACGGGCTCTTCTCTCCAATCAGCTACGAATGGGGAGTCACCTACGCTGGCATGATTAGAGCCGCGGAGGTCACTGGCGATCCCTTCTATCACGACTACGTCAAACAACGACTGGAAGCGATCGAGCAGATCGGCGCCCGCTACTTGCAGCGCCTGCCTGAGGACAGACCACGACGTTACCTGACGGACGGCTTGATCGAGCCGCACAACCTCGACCAATGCGGGTCCATGACAGCAGGTATCATCAAAGCCCACGCCCATGGCATAGGAGATGACCTCTCTCGCTTCTTCAACCCTGCGATCGACTACATCTCCAACAAGCAAATGCGGCTCGCCGACGGTACTTTCGCGCGAAATCGCCCCCTGCCCAATAGCCTTTGGCTCGACGATCTCTACATGAGCGTGCCCGCCCTCGCCCAAATGGGAAAGCTCACCGGCGAACACAAGTACTTCGACGACGCCTGCGCTCAGATTATCCAAATGAACGAGCGTATGTATCTTCCAGATACAGGAATCTATCGTCACGGATGGGTAGAGGACATGAGCCCACATCCCAGCTTCGCCTGGGGACGCGCCAACGGTTGGACGATTATGGCTACGGCCGAACTTCTGTCGGAGCTTCCCGCTGACCATCCTCAATTCGACACGATTCTCTCGATTTACCAACAGCACATCGCAGGCATCGCCGCCCACCAAGGCATCGACGGGTTCTGGCACCAGCTCCTCGACCGACCAGAAACCTATCAGGAAACCTCCGCCACCGCGATGTTCGTCTTCTCCCTCGCCCGTGGCATCAATCGTGGCTGGATCGAAGCCAGCGCCTACGCGCCGAGAGCAATTCTCGGCTGGAATGCCTTATCCACCCAGATCGACGAAGAAGGAGCCATCCATGGAACCTGCGTCGGCACCGGGATCGGTTGGGACGCGGCATTCTACGCCTATCGGCCGGTTAGCAAACATGCTCCGCACGGATACGGTCCGACGATTCTAGCAGGCGCGGAAGTGCTTGAGATGTTAGAGCTGTTCGGTGACGAGCTCAGCTTTCACGACAGCGCCATCCACTTCGGTGAAACGCCGGACTGGTAA
- a CDS encoding PadR family transcriptional regulator, which produces MELMQGTLDMLILRILVSGKRHGLDISKRIQVLSSSSLTVGPGSMYPALHRLERRGFLKASKEAGASGKMAKFYQLTALGHEQVETERQQWQEFVSTINQILDQA; this is translated from the coding sequence ATGGAACTGATGCAAGGCACCCTGGACATGTTGATTCTGAGAATCCTCGTTTCGGGCAAACGTCATGGTTTGGACATCTCCAAGCGTATCCAGGTCTTGTCGAGCTCCTCGCTGACCGTCGGCCCCGGATCCATGTACCCAGCCCTGCATCGCCTCGAGCGTCGCGGCTTCCTCAAAGCGAGCAAGGAAGCGGGCGCCAGCGGCAAGATGGCCAAGTTCTACCAGCTAACCGCTCTCGGCCATGAGCAAGTCGAGACCGAGCGCCAGCAGTGGCAGGAGTTCGTTTCCACCATCAACCAAATCCTCGACCAAGCCTAG
- a CDS encoding ADOP family duplicated permease, which yields MRPFLRLRQRLAEIRNILLGTLRLRWKEQALDEEIQFHLEERAEELVKNGHSAKQARTLARKEFGNVDRCREECRDSWGNRVVTNSIQDLKFSVRSLARSKGYCLTIISTVALCIAAHTIAFASLYNLLFEPPPFRDPDRLVEVYNTLPQIGQPKSKVSIHQYKAFQAEADLFDELALWYFWTFNIGEDSSATRGIGSQVTANYFDLLDIEPLLGNFFTEEDREQGREDLIVLTQTCWENRYGADPDIIGKQIQLSGAPFTIVAVAPRKLEAMNADTIMLRPYTWTEAEASQEQHYRFRPTLYGRLKAGVSFEQAAAQLNTIENNFVENAPNREPLTARKEEAGHELALGAVRAEQTRGARNSLFLLQTAALLIVALGCANISNLTLNRFNTRLNELSIRISLGANRAAIFRQLLIEGFLLALVGAAVGIGIAALCFSYLNAAFGDLVREAQPVAIDGAVALSILLIAALIALVSNIAPLSQLLRFRLGASAQSNTRLASSSAKSRVFSNTLVVIQFSLAIVVLVGASLLLRSFHKTMEVDPGFDTERVVYFRTARNITQTDVENWATIESRILEALRAIPGVESVSYSSTQPANPRINVGQWPLRGRPYPGADQAPRAYAMGVSPSYFETMGIPILAGRSFEETDYQGNPFQYYLVDERFAKRYIEDGNAVGQAFAFGGNDDDPESWRTIIGVAKSVNLAGLDNSEHLPTVYYLQPKQQPGLSVEIRTRLSPAACLSLAREALSDVDSSLPMYHQATIQELFDEGLKARRVLTAAVSILAAIGLLLAAIGVYGMLSYDVTQRVREIGIRGSIGASSRQIVALFVRQGITKALIGIAVGVIIAVSLVRFTRSFLFEIEPYDPLSFAAAFILIFGVAFLASWIPARRAARLPPTEALRAE from the coding sequence ATGCGCCCCTTCCTCCGACTCCGCCAGCGCCTCGCCGAAATCCGCAACATTCTACTCGGCACGCTGCGCCTGAGATGGAAGGAGCAAGCGCTCGACGAGGAGATACAGTTTCATCTCGAAGAACGAGCCGAAGAGTTGGTTAAAAACGGCCATTCCGCCAAGCAAGCCCGCACCCTGGCCCGCAAGGAATTTGGAAACGTTGATCGCTGCCGCGAGGAGTGTCGCGATTCCTGGGGAAACCGCGTCGTCACAAACTCGATACAGGACCTCAAGTTCTCCGTACGCTCCCTCGCCCGCTCCAAAGGCTACTGTCTGACCATCATCAGCACCGTCGCTCTTTGCATCGCAGCGCACACCATCGCCTTCGCTTCGCTCTACAACCTGCTCTTCGAACCACCCCCCTTTCGCGATCCCGATCGCCTGGTGGAAGTCTACAACACCCTACCCCAAATCGGGCAGCCGAAGAGCAAAGTCAGCATCCACCAATACAAGGCATTCCAGGCGGAGGCCGATTTGTTCGACGAGCTCGCCCTCTGGTATTTCTGGACCTTCAACATCGGGGAGGACAGCAGCGCCACGCGAGGGATCGGTTCCCAAGTGACTGCTAACTACTTCGACTTGCTCGATATCGAACCGTTGCTGGGCAATTTCTTCACCGAAGAAGATCGCGAGCAAGGTCGCGAAGATCTGATCGTGCTCACCCAGACGTGTTGGGAAAATCGATACGGCGCCGATCCGGATATCATTGGAAAACAAATACAGCTCAGCGGAGCTCCCTTCACCATCGTAGCCGTGGCCCCGCGAAAGCTGGAAGCCATGAATGCCGACACGATCATGCTTCGTCCTTACACCTGGACCGAAGCGGAAGCGTCGCAGGAGCAGCACTACCGTTTTCGCCCTACCCTCTACGGACGGCTGAAGGCGGGCGTCTCCTTCGAACAAGCCGCCGCCCAGCTCAACACCATTGAAAACAACTTCGTCGAAAACGCCCCTAACCGGGAACCCCTGACGGCGAGGAAAGAGGAAGCTGGCCACGAGCTCGCTCTCGGCGCCGTTCGCGCCGAGCAAACCCGAGGCGCCCGCAACAGTCTCTTCCTACTACAAACCGCCGCCTTGCTCATCGTCGCCCTCGGCTGCGCCAACATCTCCAACCTCACTCTAAACCGTTTCAACACTCGCCTCAACGAACTCTCGATCCGCATCTCCCTTGGGGCCAACCGAGCCGCCATCTTCCGGCAACTGCTGATCGAAGGCTTCCTCCTCGCTCTGGTCGGCGCCGCAGTTGGGATAGGTATCGCAGCGCTTTGTTTTTCCTACCTCAATGCGGCCTTCGGAGACCTCGTCCGTGAAGCCCAGCCTGTCGCCATCGACGGCGCCGTAGCGCTCTCCATTCTCTTGATCGCAGCTTTGATCGCGCTCGTATCCAATATCGCGCCACTGAGCCAACTCCTTCGCTTCAGACTCGGAGCATCCGCCCAGTCGAACACCCGCCTTGCGAGCAGCAGCGCCAAATCTCGCGTCTTCTCCAACACGCTTGTGGTCATCCAATTCTCCCTCGCCATCGTGGTGCTGGTTGGGGCAAGCCTGCTCTTGCGTAGCTTTCATAAAACCATGGAGGTCGACCCGGGATTCGACACCGAGCGGGTCGTCTACTTTCGCACCGCCCGAAACATCACCCAAACCGACGTCGAAAACTGGGCCACGATCGAAAGCCGCATTCTAGAAGCGCTACGCGCCATCCCTGGGGTCGAAAGCGTCAGCTACTCGTCCACCCAGCCGGCGAACCCGCGCATCAACGTCGGTCAATGGCCCCTGCGCGGACGACCCTACCCAGGCGCAGACCAGGCCCCACGAGCCTACGCCATGGGTGTCTCGCCGAGCTACTTCGAAACCATGGGCATTCCCATTCTAGCGGGCAGATCCTTCGAGGAAACGGATTACCAAGGCAACCCCTTCCAGTACTACCTCGTCGACGAACGCTTCGCGAAAAGGTATATCGAAGACGGAAATGCCGTCGGCCAAGCCTTCGCGTTTGGCGGAAACGACGACGACCCCGAGAGCTGGCGAACCATCATTGGCGTCGCCAAGTCCGTAAACCTTGCCGGATTGGACAATTCGGAACACCTGCCCACCGTCTACTACCTTCAGCCCAAGCAACAGCCCGGCCTTTCGGTGGAGATCCGCACTCGGCTCTCGCCGGCAGCCTGCCTGTCCCTGGCCCGCGAAGCTCTCAGCGACGTCGACTCTTCCCTTCCCATGTACCATCAGGCGACCATCCAAGAACTCTTCGACGAAGGCCTGAAAGCTCGTAGGGTGCTCACCGCAGCCGTTTCCATATTGGCCGCAATCGGTCTCCTCCTCGCCGCGATCGGCGTGTACGGCATGCTCAGCTACGACGTCACGCAGCGCGTAAGGGAAATCGGGATACGCGGATCCATCGGAGCCAGCTCGCGGCAAATCGTCGCCCTCTTCGTTCGGCAAGGCATCACCAAGGCCCTCATTGGAATCGCCGTAGGAGTCATCATCGCCGTTTCCCTCGTTCGCTTCACGCGGAGCTTCCTTTTCGAAATCGAGCCCTATGACCCGTTAAGCTTCGCAGCAGCCTTCATCCTGATTTTTGGGGTCGCCTTCCTCGCCAGCTGGATCCCCGCCCGCCGCGCCGCAAGGCTCCCGCCCACCGAGGCCTTGAGAGCGGAATAG
- a CDS encoding family 43 glycosylhydrolase, translated as MLKSHYILAGLVAALCFSTATSFAQKSGEEAGNANPILPGYYADPSIVSYQGKHYIYATIDPWGGEQLSCWESTDFKNWTLHLLNWPTKTACTSPTSLDAMVWAPSVVQGTDGRFYMHVSVGSEVWVGVADHPLGPWENPLGDQPMIPSTFAKDYHMIDAQAFVDDDGSAYLYWGSGWNWTNGRCYAAKLSPDMSRFEGEVINVTPSNFFEAPIMVKENGRYFLMYSDGKTTIDTYQVHYAVGDSPLGPFTEAMNSPILVTDHSKNISSPGHHTVFEHEGQNYILYHRHNIPFEPVHRQICVDKLEFTDDGLIQEVIPTHEGPPLVSNRLAERSIISPSSVSASSHLNEHTLPVRVTDDNYATRWEPASDDLDPTLELSFDSLVTVSRQELRPEFGWKEQAFVIEHSRDGEQWTVLVDRRESPVAGSPIVIDKNATCKHLRIRFIPTDETYAPALFEWLVLR; from the coding sequence ATGCTGAAATCCCACTACATTCTCGCAGGGCTTGTCGCCGCTCTCTGCTTTTCGACCGCAACCAGCTTCGCTCAGAAATCGGGAGAGGAGGCGGGCAACGCCAATCCAATCCTGCCAGGCTACTACGCGGACCCGTCAATCGTCTCGTACCAAGGCAAGCACTACATCTACGCCACTATCGACCCGTGGGGAGGCGAGCAGCTGTCGTGCTGGGAATCGACGGACTTCAAAAACTGGACGCTGCATCTCCTCAACTGGCCGACAAAGACAGCCTGCACCAGCCCCACCTCACTCGATGCCATGGTCTGGGCGCCCTCGGTCGTACAGGGAACCGATGGTCGTTTCTACATGCACGTTTCCGTGGGCAGCGAAGTCTGGGTCGGGGTCGCTGATCATCCGCTCGGGCCTTGGGAGAACCCGCTTGGCGACCAGCCCATGATCCCGTCCACCTTCGCAAAGGACTATCACATGATCGACGCCCAGGCCTTCGTCGACGACGATGGAAGCGCCTACCTGTACTGGGGCTCGGGCTGGAACTGGACCAACGGTCGCTGCTATGCCGCCAAGCTGAGTCCCGACATGTCTCGCTTCGAAGGCGAGGTGATCAACGTCACTCCTAGCAACTTTTTCGAAGCGCCAATCATGGTGAAGGAAAACGGCCGATACTTTCTCATGTATTCAGATGGCAAGACAACCATCGACACCTACCAAGTCCACTACGCCGTCGGAGATTCCCCACTTGGCCCCTTCACGGAAGCGATGAACAGTCCCATCCTAGTGACGGACCACTCGAAAAACATCTCCTCGCCCGGCCACCACACCGTATTCGAACACGAAGGACAGAACTACATTCTCTACCATCGGCACAACATTCCCTTCGAACCGGTGCACCGCCAAATCTGTGTCGACAAGCTGGAGTTCACCGATGATGGGCTGATACAAGAGGTCATCCCCACACACGAAGGCCCCCCGCTTGTCTCCAACCGTCTGGCGGAGCGCTCCATCATTTCGCCATCGAGCGTCTCGGCCTCAAGCCATCTGAATGAACACACGCTTCCAGTACGGGTCACCGACGACAACTACGCAACCCGCTGGGAGCCAGCTAGTGACGACCTAGATCCAACGCTCGAGCTTTCGTTCGACTCCCTCGTGACCGTTTCCCGACAGGAGTTACGGCCAGAATTCGGTTGGAAGGAACAGGCCTTCGTCATCGAGCACTCACGCGACGGAGAGCAATGGACCGTACTGGTGGACCGCAGAGAATCCCCAGTCGCAGGATCGCCCATCGTCATCGATAAGAATGCGACCTGCAAGCACCTTCGTATCCGCTTTATACCTACCGACGAAACCTACGCGCCCGCTCTCTTCGAATGGCTGGTGCTTCGATAG
- a CDS encoding SCO family protein produces MKRKWLALGFCMAFFTYLNGFAAQFEVEGTVMQLRSQSSTVVVAHEDIPGFMPAMTMPFRVRSSEELNELVVGDRIQFLFEVGDEESYAFNFKVTGKSDRQTRPRPDSKIVRTVREGDLVPDADLVNQEEGAIALADDEGRWTIMTFIFVRCPVPEFCPLMSRNFISIQKGLSAKARERTRLLSITLDPEFDTPERLKSYGSSYGADFSSWDFATGSKEEIDRLTEAFRVYVKENGVTLDHTLCTVLISPEGVIEKVWRGNFWKPEEVISKIEAVIESQGDF; encoded by the coding sequence ATGAAACGTAAATGGCTCGCGCTAGGATTTTGCATGGCGTTTTTCACCTACCTAAACGGGTTTGCCGCCCAATTCGAAGTGGAAGGCACGGTGATGCAGCTTCGCTCTCAAAGCAGTACCGTAGTAGTGGCTCATGAGGACATTCCGGGATTCATGCCAGCGATGACGATGCCGTTCAGAGTTAGGAGCTCCGAAGAACTGAATGAGCTCGTCGTTGGAGATCGGATACAATTCCTCTTCGAGGTGGGGGACGAGGAGTCGTACGCCTTCAATTTCAAGGTCACCGGGAAATCGGATCGGCAAACGCGGCCACGTCCCGATTCCAAGATCGTGAGGACGGTGAGGGAAGGAGACCTTGTTCCCGATGCTGATCTGGTGAATCAAGAGGAGGGCGCGATCGCTTTGGCGGATGACGAAGGGCGCTGGACGATCATGACCTTTATTTTCGTACGCTGCCCAGTCCCCGAGTTTTGCCCTCTGATGAGTCGTAATTTCATATCGATACAGAAAGGCCTGAGCGCGAAGGCTCGGGAGCGAACCCGGCTTCTCAGCATAACGCTGGATCCCGAGTTCGATACGCCTGAGCGACTCAAGAGCTATGGAAGCAGCTACGGGGCGGACTTCTCGAGTTGGGATTTCGCCACTGGTTCGAAAGAGGAGATCGATCGGCTCACGGAAGCGTTTCGCGTATATGTGAAGGAAAATGGAGTCACCTTGGATCACACGCTTTGCACCGTTCTGATTTCTCCGGAAGGAGTGATCGAGAAGGTTTGGAGAGGAAACTTCTGGAAGCCGGAGGAAGTTATTTCGAAGATCGAAGCTGTCATCGAAAGCCAAGGAGATTTCTAA
- a CDS encoding glycoside hydrolase family 28 protein gives MLWKRPHPFAPSRVGAPAIFALLVFAAVAAIAQESPPADWKIADLIAETVELPRIPDRVVSIADFGAQQHPADARPAILAAIESVSGAGGGRVVLPAGKWYSEGPIHLKSRVEFHVSEGATLLFSGKPESYLPVVKTRWEGTELFTYSPLIYGRDVEDVAVTGRGTIDGNADSAFKAWHGMQDDDISKLRRMGFTGTPVEQRQFGEGSHLRPPAVQIFGGERVLLEDYRIVNSPFWINHLVYVTHGTVRGLEVESHFANNDGIDIESSSWVIVENCHFRTGDDSVVVKSGRDLDGRTIGIPSSYILVRDNDMGGEDGIGLGSEMSGGISHVYFTDNRLQSGSSAFRLKSNLDRGGLVEKIRIRNFEVGSFDTLFWFQLNYPSKQGGNFPSTYRDIVFENIQVEDVKVVMDIHAPDSAPLRDVLFKDISVASAETNFIIENAEGLRLENFAIGDQIIDGTFDWRKK, from the coding sequence ATGCTCTGGAAACGACCCCATCCATTCGCGCCATCTCGTGTTGGAGCTCCTGCCATCTTCGCTCTTCTGGTGTTCGCTGCTGTCGCGGCAATCGCTCAGGAGAGTCCACCTGCGGACTGGAAAATCGCCGACCTCATCGCTGAGACCGTGGAGTTGCCGCGAATTCCGGATCGGGTGGTTTCGATCGCTGATTTCGGCGCTCAGCAGCATCCGGCGGATGCGCGTCCTGCCATATTGGCGGCCATCGAATCGGTCAGCGGAGCGGGCGGCGGCAGGGTGGTTCTGCCTGCGGGCAAATGGTATTCGGAAGGGCCGATACACTTGAAAAGTCGTGTCGAATTTCACGTGTCCGAGGGAGCTACGCTGTTGTTTTCCGGCAAGCCGGAGAGCTACCTACCGGTGGTGAAAACGCGATGGGAAGGCACGGAGCTGTTTACCTACTCTCCGCTTATCTATGGGCGGGATGTGGAGGATGTTGCCGTCACGGGTCGTGGCACCATCGATGGCAATGCCGATAGCGCATTCAAGGCGTGGCATGGCATGCAGGATGACGACATTTCGAAGCTGCGCCGCATGGGATTCACAGGGACGCCAGTCGAGCAGCGACAGTTTGGCGAAGGCAGCCACCTGCGTCCGCCAGCGGTGCAAATCTTTGGTGGCGAGCGTGTATTGCTGGAGGACTACAGGATTGTGAACTCTCCCTTCTGGATAAACCACTTGGTATACGTGACGCACGGCACGGTGCGTGGCTTGGAGGTTGAGAGCCATTTCGCGAACAACGATGGGATCGATATCGAATCCAGCTCATGGGTGATCGTGGAAAACTGCCACTTCCGAACGGGAGACGATTCGGTGGTGGTGAAGTCGGGGCGTGATCTCGATGGAAGGACTATTGGAATCCCCAGTTCCTACATACTAGTTCGCGACAACGATATGGGCGGCGAAGACGGCATCGGACTAGGCAGCGAGATGTCAGGTGGGATCAGCCACGTCTATTTCACCGACAATCGCCTGCAGAGCGGCTCCTCCGCCTTTCGGTTGAAGTCCAATCTCGACCGAGGCGGTCTTGTAGAGAAAATACGGATACGAAACTTCGAAGTCGGCTCGTTCGATACGCTTTTCTGGTTTCAGTTGAACTACCCGAGCAAGCAAGGAGGGAACTTCCCTTCGACCTATCGCGATATCGTGTTCGAAAATATCCAGGTCGAAGATGTGAAAGTGGTGATGGATATTCACGCCCCGGATTCGGCTCCCTTGCGCGACGTCCTTTTCAAGGACATATCGGTGGCGAGCGCCGAGACGAATTTCATCATCGAAAACGCCGAGGGACTTCGGCTGGAAAACTTCGCGATCGGCGATCAGATCATCGATGGCACGTTCGACTGGAGGAAAAAGTGA
- a CDS encoding Rrf2 family transcriptional regulator, with protein MKVISDTAEYALRAVVWLVQSPDESQTTRQIAEGTRTPLDYQSKVLQLLAKSGITKSQRGTGGGIRLNVSPRTLTVLDVIDAVDPIQRIHSCPLGLKEHGTCLCPMHKGLNDAVKTVESAFKDTLVADLLKTRSKSVPLGIELPKRSKRKASASA; from the coding sequence ATGAAGGTGATTTCCGATACCGCCGAATACGCATTGCGGGCCGTGGTCTGGCTGGTCCAGTCTCCCGACGAATCTCAGACCACTCGGCAGATCGCGGAAGGCACGCGAACCCCGCTTGACTACCAATCGAAGGTACTTCAGCTGCTCGCCAAGTCGGGAATCACCAAGAGCCAGCGAGGGACCGGGGGAGGGATACGCCTCAACGTGTCGCCTAGGACACTCACCGTGCTGGACGTTATCGACGCTGTCGATCCGATTCAGCGCATACATAGCTGCCCCCTGGGCCTCAAGGAACACGGGACCTGTCTCTGCCCCATGCACAAAGGGCTCAACGACGCCGTCAAGACCGTGGAATCCGCCTTCAAGGACACCCTGGTCGCAGACCTTCTCAAAACGCGGTCGAAATCGGTCCCGCTGGGCATAGAGCTCCCGAAGCGTTCGAAGCGCAAGGCGAGCGCATCCGCTTAG